ACCCAGAGGCCTTTCTGCCGTTCTTCGGAAAGAAGCTTATCGGCCATTTCAAAGACCACATTTTCTTCTTTGTGAATATGCTGTGTCAGAAGCTGAATATAGCTCCGGGCGTTCGTCACCAGGATAACTGCAGCAGTAGCATTGCCTGCTTGATATGATGCAAGGGATTGCTTCATCGCCTTCACAAAGCTTCGCCCCTGGTCATGCTCCGCCAGCATGACCTCTAAAGGACCGCCTTCTTTTGGGATTCCTGCCGATACCAGGGCAGGGAATAAGAATTCCTCTTCCTTCCCATGGTGGCATGTGTCCACGAAAACGGTGAAAAATTCCAGAATCTTTTCCATATGGTCTTTATCAATTGTTTTTTCTGCCTCATGGCTCACGCATATTTTTTCCAGGATGCGAAGCATCAGCATAACCCCTTTATGCTCATTCTTGAGGTCCTCTGTGGCTTTCATAATCTTTTCCCTCCTTATGCTCTGGAGTATGAATTCAAAATTGCTCATTAAATCCAGGTTTCTGAGCGCAGGGATCCTGTAATTCACAATGTGCGTCAGTTTATCATCTTGAGGTGATATTTTCTTACACCATGTCCTTCGATTGGAAGAGTTCACCCTTTTTAACTCTGGACTACTTCATAAAACCTGGGCGTGGGTTTGCCATCAAACATTGGCTGGACCTTCTCGCTTTCCTTGGCATGGAGAGCGCTGGTATGCATCGCCTGGAAGCTCGCCTGATTTTCAAATTCAACTATGGCGGCATAGCTGCCTCCTTCCAGAGGCCTCAACAGCTTTCTGCTTATGAAACCCTCAAAACCGGCAAATGCCTGGTTTGACGAGGCAAACCATTGTTGAAATTCAGCATCCTTACCCTCTTGAATAGGCGGGAAAGAAATAATCACGATATACATGAGCCACCTCCCTCTGAACCTTTTTCTAAAACTTGATTCTCGCGCCCAGGTACAGCAGTAATATGATAATGATGGCATGCCATGCATAGAAGCCGGGTTTGCCGATTGCAAAATAACGGAGAATTCTCATATCCTGCCTCCTAATGTTTGAAAATGAGCACACCAATGATATATACCAGTGTGATCCCGGCGAAATGCACAAGCCACCATCCGTTATGGAGATACCGAAAGCCCTGGGGATATTTCCAATCGTCTCTGGTGCGCTCCGGGTAGTAGTGGTCAAAAATTTCTTTCCCCACGAAGAATTTCCCGAAAAGGATCAGGGAATCGCAGAATGTTGAGCTCAGAATGCTCTGAGTGAAGCCCTTTCCAGGGAGTGCATGGGCGATGGAAAAATGAGACATCAGTATGATTCCGATTATTACGGTGAGCCCGTTGATAACATACGCAATGTCTGCCGTGCCTTTGCTCATGAAGAGCATCGTGACCACAAAGACAGTGGCCAGATCGCCTATCGCCGGAAAAAGGTTCTGCCACCTCAGATGCCCTTCGACCAGAGGGCTGTGGATTCTCAGGTGCAGAAGGAAGCCGCCTATTCCTATGAAGACAAGGGCAAAAATCAGATTCCGTCTCTGCATGGACTCTCTCTTCCTTCTTCAGGAGATGAAGAAACATTCAGCCTTCAGCTAAGGTTCTCTGCCGCGAAATCCCAGTTGATCAGTTTGTCCAGCACCGCGTTGACATAATCAGCGCGGCGGTTCTGGTAATCCAGGTAGTAGGCGTGCTCCCACACGTCGATGGTCAATAACGCTTTCATGCCTGTGGTCATAGGCATGTCTGCATTGCCGGTCTTGACCACCTTGAGCTTGCCGCCATCCAGCACGAGCCACACCCAGCCGCTGCCGAACTGGGCCATTGCCGCAGTCGCCAGCTCCTTCCTGCACGCATCCAGGGTGCCGAAGGAAACCTCGATCTTTTGCTTTAACGCCGCGGGTGGCTCACCACCGCCCTTCGGCTTCAGGC
The sequence above is drawn from the Candidatus Eremiobacterota bacterium genome and encodes:
- a CDS encoding hemerythrin domain-containing protein, with product MKATEDLKNEHKGVMLMLRILEKICVSHEAEKTIDKDHMEKILEFFTVFVDTCHHGKEEEFLFPALVSAGIPKEGGPLEVMLAEHDQGRSFVKAMKQSLASYQAGNATAAVILVTNARSYIQLLTQHIHKEENVVFEMADKLLSEERQKGLWVEFEKLEQERIGAGRHEAFHELLHQLKEIYGA
- a CDS encoding antibiotic biosynthesis monooxygenase translates to MYIVIISFPPIQEGKDAEFQQWFASSNQAFAGFEGFISRKLLRPLEGGSYAAIVEFENQASFQAMHTSALHAKESEKVQPMFDGKPTPRFYEVVQS
- a CDS encoding superoxide dismutase; the encoded protein is MSNVKIESAALHVLPSLPYAENALDPAISANTVGFHYGKHHKGYVENLNKLTAGTELAGLALEKIITLTAGKADKTAIFNNAAQTWNHTFYWHSLKPKGGGEPPAALKQKIEVSFGTLDACRKELATAAMAQFGSGWVWLVLDGGKLKVVKTGNADMPMTTGMKALLTIDVWEHAYYLDYQNRRADYVNAVLDKLINWDFAAENLS